The Vigna radiata var. radiata cultivar VC1973A unplaced genomic scaffold, Vradiata_ver6 scaffold_390, whole genome shotgun sequence genome includes a window with the following:
- the LOC106780554 gene encoding uncharacterized protein LOC106780554, with protein sequence MFFFFVGGLQQEVRQVLKTGVSKCTYCGSSVDLVNSDKVLKLFFVPVWRWPAKDPLYHCANCKNFFPYNYSLPPAAESPGAVAEALRCRFCERAVDADFRFCPFCGSEL encoded by the coding sequence atgttcttcttcttcgtgGGAGGGTTACAGCAAGAGGTGCGACAGGTCCTGAAAACCGGTGTGAGCAAGTGCACGTACTGCGGCAGCAGCGTCGATCTTGTGAACTCCGACAAGGTTCTCAAGCTCTTCTTTGTTCCCGTGTGGCGGTGGCCGGCCAAGGATCCTCTCTACCATTGCGCCAATTGTAAGAACTTTTTCCCCTACAATTACTCTCTGCCGCCGGCCGCCGAATCGCCGGGGGCGGTGGCAGAAGCCTTGCGCTGCCGCTTCTGCGAGCGTGCGGTGGACGCAGACTTCCGATTCTGCCCCTTCTGTGGATCCGAACTGTGA